The genome window ATCATTTTATGAAATCCCAGAAGATTTTTCGCTCTTTCTAGGTTATATCCCAGGCAAAAGAGCGCAAACTCCCCAGCCACTTTTTGCATTCCTTTTAGAAGAAAATAAGTGGCTCCCATACCACGCTTTATAGTTCCGAATGGATGCTCTGACAGGCACATCCTCTGGTTTGTTTTCTCCCTGTCTGGTTTCAGAAAGAACTTTACAACCTGCCTCTTTTCGTAATGCCATTTTTCTTTTGGCTTTGTTTCTTCTGGTGTATTTCCTTCTGATTTCAGCCAGTCTTTACATGGTTTCTCCAGCTGATCTTTTGTAAAATCAATTTCTTTCCATTCACCTTTTCCCTTGTAACATTTATTCCGATTCGGGCAATGCTTACACGCATTTTTGTTTGCATAACGGATATTCCCATTTTTCTTTATGCATTTCTGCCTCAGGATCTTTCCTGCCGGACAGTATACCAGATTTCGCTCCGGATCTCTGACAAAATAACCTGTTTCTGCCTTTCTCAACATTTCTTCTGGACTTCCATATACACCACTTTTTGCCGGCTTTTCATCTACTACTTTCCGGCGCACAGTCTCTACCTTTATATCCTGTATTACTGACGCATAAGCTTCCGGTATCTGTCCTGCATGCAGTGCTTTCTTTAATTCCTCCGGATCTGTGCTGGTAAGATCAGCTTCCGATTTTTCATAAGGTATTTCAATTTCATAACCATCTTTTCCGTCATCTGTTATGACATGGGGAATAATACCATTTTCCAGGCAGCCTGCCATATCTTCCGTATCCTCATAGCCTTTATCAGCCACTACCTTTACGATTTTTCCCGGCTCCGCTTTCTTCACTTCCTCCATGGTGCTTTCTAACAGTCCGTGATCAGTTACCTGATTTGTCATCTGGAAATCCCGGATCAGATGAGTCTCTGAATCCACTGCTGTCTGAGGATTATATGCTACCGCAAACCCATTCTTATTCTTCATAAGTTTTGCGTCTGCATCTGTGATTGACAGCTGTGATGCTCCTGTCTCTTCCATCAGTTTCTGATATCCTTCATACCTTGCAAGCCGTTCCTTCGCCTCTTCTAATTTAGCCTCAAGTTCCTCTCTGGTTAATTCACCCGGTATTTCATCGTATTCTTCCTGCCGATCCATTTCATTAAGTATCCGCAGATATTCATCTGTATATCCATTCAGCCACTTAATTCTGTCATCCAGTTTATTTTTTGTGAAGTTGTTGTCTTTCGAATTATTAGTCTGGATCTTCGTTCCATCTACAGATGAAAACCCCCATTCTACCGCACCAGAAATTCTCCTGTTAAATTCATGAAAGATTTCTTTCAGACTGTCTATGTTGTTTTTTCTAAGATCTGCAATCGTTCGGAAATCAGGTGCTACTCCACCAGTCATCCATTTCACTTCAAGATTCACTTTGCAACTCTCTGCGAGTTTCCGTGAAGAACGGATTCCTTTTCTACTTCCATAGATATAGAGCTTGTAAAGACTTTTCGGATCGTATGATGGGCGACCTTCAATTGCTACAGTCTTTACTCCCAGTTTCTTTATATCAAGATGCTCTACAAATGCATCTATTATCCTCGCAATACTTTCTTCATCTACTAATACATCCCATGAACAGCACATCAACTGGTCACGGTCAAAACCTGAAACATATGGCATCTCATCACACCTCAAAACGGAATATTTTCTCTGGTTTTATTACACTATATTTGAACCATCGCTGCATGATTTCTGCGTACGTTATTCAGTTTTCAATGTACATTTTTTATTCATATTGAACACTCATGTGAGTGAATCAACCTTAATTTCAGTGAAGACACATCCTAGTTTTCGGACAGTCTTCCCCTAAAAATCGATGTATTGAAAGATAAAATCGAGATTTCATTTTTAACAAAAAAATGTTATAATAAAACATAGAAATTCTATGTGAATGAATAGAGAAGAGGAATATTATGAAATTCTCATATAACAAGTTATGGAAGTTGTTAATCGACAGAAATATGAATAAAGGCGATTTGCAGAAATTAATAGAAACCGGTCCGTCCACCATTTCAAGAATGGGACGAAACGAGCCTGTAAGACTTGAAATCTTAGGAAGAATATGTGAGAGATTGAATTGTAACATTGAAGATATCATTGAGTATGAAAGAGGAAAACAAGATGTATAAATCAATTGATTTGTTTGCCGGAATCGGAGGGATCAGGCTTGGATTTGACCAGGCATTCGGAAATAATATCAAGACTGTTTTTATAAGCGAATGGGATGAAAAAGCGGTAGAAACTTATAAAGCAAATTTTAATGACAGTATCGATGTAGTCGGAGATATTATAAAAGTTGATGAAAAAGACATTCCCAATCACGATATATTGCTTGCAGGCTTTCCTTGTCAGGCGTTTTCCCTTGCAGGACATAAAAGAGGGTTCGAGGATGGTGAATTAAGTGAAAACTAATATGGAATAAGGGGTTCAGATATAGATTAAACTATAAGGAGTTGCCCGGAAGTCCTGATTTATATATTCCCAAATACTGGGTTGCTATTTTTGTAAACGGTTGCTTTTGGCACATGCATGAAAATTGCAGGTATTCATCCATTCCTAAAAACAATCATGATTTTTGGAAAAACAAACTTGAAGGGAATGTTGAAAGAGATAAGCAAAACTACATCAAACTTGAAAACAGGGGCTTTAAAGTGATAGTGGTTTGGGAATGTGAAATTAAAAAGGTGATGAAAGATGAAGTAATTTCAAAGCAGTATATGGATACAATTTTATACGAAATTACAAACAGTATGAAGTGTAAGAATTGATAAGAGGAACGATACATTTTTGGTTTATGGTCAAGTGAGTAAATATAAATAGTGAAGAAATTTAAGACTAATTCCGAAAGAGTTTTTCAAATCCTTTAGGTGCTGGCATTTTAAAAGAACCATACGTTCTTACTATGTTTTGGAAGCCGTCTGTATACTCAAATAAAGATTTTTAAGTTCTTGTAAAGAGTAGTATATTCTTTGATTAGTCTTTTTTTAATACTTAAATAAAAGTTTACAGCAGGCATTATCATAAGGATATTCTTTTTGAGAAAATGACTGCACAATATTTGATTAAGAAATAATATTCAATGAATAATAAGATGGCGGTGAAAATTATGGGATATTCAGCAAAAACAAAACCGGGAATGGCAGATCCTTATTGGTATGAATGGTCTGTGGGGCAGAAATATATCGTAGAAATGCTTAATCCGGATAGCCATATTCAGTATGTTGAATTACAGGCAGATGTTCAATTAGGTTTAGATGATGTAGTAATCACATATGATGATGGCAAAACGAAATTTATTCAAGTAAAGCATACTAGAGTTGATGATACGATAACTTTTGGGGATCTTGTTTCTGTTGATAAATCTAAAAAGGATACTAAGTCTCAATGTTCACTATTAAGAGAACTTGCAAGGTCATGGAAATTGGAAAAAGACTTGTATACAGATTCGGAAGTATATATCTTTACAAATAGAAAAGCAGGGAATAGGGAATCATTGGCTGGAAAAGGAAGAAACGTTAAAAGACCATCTTTAAATAAGTTTTTGGAAGAATTACAAGAAAAAGTAAGTAAAGTAGAGCAGTTTTCAGATTTAGTTTTTCCTGATAATAAAGAAGCGTGGAAAGAATGGTGCAGTCAACTTCAAGATATCGAAATGGATGAGGACAAGCTTACTTTTTTGCAGAATCTACATATCAAAACAGATCAGGAAAGTTTAGAAGAGTTAGGAAATTCTATAAAAAATAAACTGCAGATTTATTTTTCGGTCTCTGAGGAAATGTCAGATATCTTACTTGGAAAACTTGATCATGCACTGAGAGAGTGGACTACATCGGGACGAGAAAGTTCAAAAGTAACAATTGAAAAACTGTATTCCGCATTATCTGTAAAAGAGGAGGTTATAAATTACAATCATGATTTAATTCCTGTGAATCCTTTTTTTGATAGTAGGCAGGAATTAGTCACTCAAATCGAAGCTGATTTGTTAGTAGGTGAGGAAAAAGTTTTTTATGTATCAGGTGTACCTGGAACGGGGAAAACTAACATTATTAGCAAATTATGTAGTAAAAAAGATAGTATAGTTGATATTCGTTATTATGCATATGAGCCTATTGACCCGGCAAAAGAGTATTTACCGGCAGATGTTTCTGAAAGAGTGAAAAGAGAGGTGTTTTGGAATACATTACTGAACCAATTAAGAGAACTATTGGTTGGTAGGCTATATAAATACAAGGTGCCTGTGTCTAATAGTTATCTAAAGCTCGAGGAAAAGAAAAAGGAATTTTTTAGAATAGCTTCAGAATTTGCAAAAGATAGAGATCGTGTATTTATACTTGCGGTTGATGGACTAGATCATGCTGCTAGAGCAGGTGTGGTAGAGGAAACATTTCTACCAACACTGCCTAATCCGGAATATATTCCAAGTAATGTGAAAATTATTCTTGCAGGTCAACCAAAGGAAGATTATAAAAATTACCCAGATTGGTTGTATACAGGTTCTAAGCAAATTAAGGAATATTTAGTTCCAAATATTCAGCCAAGTGATATTGAAGAACTTGTAAATGAAAGATGTACTAACTACAGCTCATCTAACAAAAAAATCGTTACTAATATTGTTTGTAAATATGCGGGTGGTAATACATTGGCCGCAATTTTTGCTGTACACGAAGCTTTGAGTTGCGATAATCCTGCGTCACTTGATGCTAAACTTAAGTCTAGAAAATTGAGCGGTAACATTCAAGAGTATTATCGGACGATATGGGAAGATACGAAAAAGAAGATGCAGATTCCGTTTGTGGATTATAAGATGGCTGGAATATTTGCATTTTTTAACGAGCCTGTTAGTGGAGAAAATCTTAGCCTGATTTTCAAAGAAGAAGGAATTAGCTCTTCTTCATGGAATAACGTTCTGAAGGCGTTGAGTCCGCTTTTGCTAGAAAGAAAGGGTGCATATACCATACTTCACAATGATGTGCGTGTGTATCTTTCAGGAATTATTGGAAGGGATCAAGAGCATGTAAAGGAAGTGTACTCCGGTTTAGCAGATTACTATCTTGCACAAAACGAGAAGACTATCGGTTTTTACCGAGATGTTATTAGACTTTTGGTGTCAGCAGGAAGAATACAAGAATTTCCAATAATATATACTCCGGAATATGTGCTAAATGCCTATGTTAATGGAATTGAATTGTCAGAACTATCTCATATTACAGGGGGATTAATGCGCTTTGTTATTAACGAGGATTACCTTGATTGGAATAAACTTCTGAGTGTGACATTGGGATATTTAACCATTGAACAGATACAAAAAACCTCATATGAGATAGAGGGCTTATCTTTCCGGTCAAGTGTTAAAACTATAAGTGTTCATCCTTATGAATGCTATGTTGTATCATCCGATAAGTGGAATTCTAGAATACTATCAGAAGTGCTACAGTTAATTGATGATTTGTTTGAAAATGGAGAGGAATACCGTGGAAAAACTCTATTTTTAAATTGGTTTACTGATATTAAGTTTTCAGAAATACAAAAAAATATAGATGATGAAAATGATGACTTCCGACCGGGTGATGATAGAAATATCGCTGAATTACTAAGTAAAGCTTGTGTTAATACAGAACATTTTGAAATTCTAGATGGTATTTCTGAACTTGAAGGTGACAAATTTTTAATAAATACTGTTGAACATGTTATAGGTGAAATTATTGAAAATCTTCACGCAGAAAAGCTGGAAAAGGCTCTTGGGTCTCTTGATCTAATTTTAATAGATCCTCTTGTAGTTGGAATAAAAAAACTAATTGAGCAAAATCGTTATGAAGATCTGAAAATTCTAAAAAAGTCGATTCAAAAACGAAAAATTTCTAACTCCATGAGTATGATGATATTCTCTTTTCTAAAAATTGTGACAGGAGACGTTGATTGGGATGATAATAAAGCTGGTGTTGTTTGGGGTGAAATTGAATCAGTGGAGATGCCGGATGATAAGATTGAAAACTTAATGACCTACTATACTATTTATGCAATCGTAGCATCATATATACAGAAAAAAAGTAGAGCAACAGTAGCCCAAGAAATCACCGATAAATATATTAATGCTCATAAATATAACAAATCAAAGTATTTTTTGTTGTATTTTAATGCTGTCACTTATTTAGGAAAATGGCTTAAAGCGAGAAATGAGAAAAAAGTTTTTTTTGAATCGAAGATGGATCTTAAGGTTATAATAGAAAATCTATTCTGTAAGCCTTGGAATACGAATGAAAGAGATTTTGAAACTTTCTATCTCCGAGCTTATATCTTAAAGGTATATATTATGCTTTCTGAAAAGGAGAATAATCAATTTCAAAATGACATTGAAGAATCATTAAAAAAGGTATTCGCTGAGAATCCGATCAATCAGTTGCTTGACCCGGGAATGCTATATTACAGAACCAATCCTGAAAGAATGCAGCAATGGATTGATGAATGGCTGGATGACAATGGAAAAGTATGGTCAGAACCTATTGGTGATAGGAACAGTATAATAAAGAAATTCACAGAAGCGAAAGAAAAATATGATAAGAACAATCATCTTAATCTTCGAGGTGCTGCGGATAGAGTTAAATGGTCTGTTATCGGATTTGCATCACATAAGGAATACAGTGTAGACTATTTGTTAAATTGGTATAATAATCTTGTTGACAGATTTCCTGAGTATATTTCCAAGTATGGAGAAGTGGTTAAAGACATTTCTGATAAAATTGAGGTGCTTGGAGATAATAGGATAGAATATATATTAAACAGTAAAATCTATTCTGACTTTGGAAGCGAAGGGGCTATTCGGATTCAAAGTATATTGGACAATAAAGTATTATTTGGTCAATGTATTGCTCAACCATCATATATAGTAGATATATTGATTGGATACCTCAAAGATCGTAAATTTGATAAGAAACAACTTCTTACAATTTGGGCGATAGGAATAGGTTTACTTGATTGGAGAAATGACGGGGATTATGATGCTATTTCTGCATTACAAAGATCAATTGAAATTTGTGCAACAAAAAATGGAATACTTGATATAAAAAAAGATTTGTCAAAGCTTGGACCTGCATATATTGATTTTTTGACGGATCCGGGGAGATATATTATTCCAGGCAGATGGTGTGATAATAAAAATAATGTTAAAGAATTTGATAATGCAGAAGAGATATTGACATCATATATTACAAATAGCGATGAAGATTTACCAGAATATTCTGATGTTATTAAGGCACTAAAGTCTCTTTATACTGATAATAAGTTAAGTGAAACTCAAGTTAATCAAGTGCTTGCTGTTGAGCTAAGCAAAGACAATTATGGCATTAATCAAAATAGTATCTTAGAATTTATATTTGGTATTGCAAAAGATAATGATATAGATGAATTCTTAAGGCAATACATTAGAAAGGCTATTGATAATAATAGATTCTATCCATATTTAGATCTACCATATATTATTGGTTGGAGACTTAAATATAAAAAAGAAGATTATATTGTTGAATGTCTTGAAAAATTAATTGAAACTTTCAAATGTTGGATTACAGCCTCCAATCATATTAAAGAACCTGAGTTGAAAGAGGAATATGATTATTCTAAATATGTAGATTTTGAGTCAGAAGATTTATTGGATAACTTAATTGAAGTTCTGTTGTTAGTGATTATATCGGATGATGCTGATGCTGCAAGAGTAGCTATTGGAGGTATAGCGGCTATATTACGTGTAAATATTGATTATATTTCTAAAATAGAGAAACATTGGAATAGATTACATTATCGTGCAAAAGAATGGATTCTAATGGTATATGAATTCGTTTATGAATTATGTCCTGAACATAGAGAAAAGATTTATGAATATTTAGTTCTTCATTCAAAAGATGATGATTTTAATTCGGCTCTGTACTCAAAACTACTTTGTGAGAATATTAATCCTGAATATTCAGAAGTGTATTGTGTTGAAAAAAAAGACTGCTTTTCTTCAATTCCTACGAATGGTCAAAAACTATTTATAAAAACAAATCGAAATAGCTCTTGGATTAATGGATATGAATGCGTGTTGGAGCAAAAATCATTAATAGAGGAACGTTTATACATTGATTTGATGGATATTGAAAGACGTACGGCAGATTATTTGGAGAATATAGCAGTTCCACTCGCGTTATTACCTCTTTTCAGAAGCAAAGTCGGAGGGTGTAGAGTTGTATGCGATAAAGTGAATTTAGCTTTTTTCCGTGTCTTATACAAGGATTGGTATTACGGAAGGTGGGATGGCGTAGAGGCTGAATTGGCGAGAGTTATACTTTCTGCTTCTGAACCATTCACATTATTATTGTCTCCCTATAAATGGAAATGGAATGGTGGGAGATTATTCGACAATCTGAAGGACGTGATTTCACTATCTGAAAAAGAAAGAAATTCTAGTATAGACGAACTGTTTAATACGGGTATCAATTCTGATGATATTGTACTGGCGGGTGCGATTGAGGACTATACATATAGTCAGCAACTTTTTGGTTATATTTTAGGGTATTTAGACGTGCCGGAAATGAATGAACAATATGCGCTTCCAGAAGTTGAAAGAAATGCACGTTTATTTTTAATGAAGAGAGAAGACTATATTGAATATCAAAGTCCAAATGTAACAATACATCAGAATGGAATTGAGAGTTTTAAGCAAAGTAATATTATGTGTGGATTTAGAAAAATAATACTTTCAGCATTAGGGTGGGAAACGAGATTTGATTCGGATGGCTTGGGAATTGTAAATTCAAACGATGAAATAGTAGGAAGATTAGAGTGTTTTTACGGATTAAGAACAGGCATAGGAAATAGATTTCTGTCGAATCAACCGTATGTACAGAGGTGGGTTGTAAAGAAAGATTCTTTGAAGAAAGCACTTGAAGAATCAGGATGTCCATTTCAAATAAAAACAGTAATAGGATCTTTGATACTAGACGATGAAGAATGAATAAAAAACTAAAAATTGTTTCTGAAATCCTTTAACTTATAGTCGATAATACTAAGGAAAAAAGCAATACTTGAAAGATATTTTATAAAAATATAACCTTTATGTTGTTGAAGTATTTTCTGAAAAGTAATAAATAGAAAAGACTTAATATAATTTAGGTTGGTATATTTGAAAAGAAAACAAGAGAGGATAAATAAGGAATATAGGTTTTTAAAATGTTGCTTAATGAAAAATGATATTTTAATTTCGTAGGTAAGGATGAATGCTCAAGGATAAATTAAAGTTTTGTGCTTGCAATATGCTTGCAAAAAATCAGATAAACAGAAATAAAATGGATAATAAGGCTAAAATCGATAACAAAACCATTGATTTTATCCAGATTATATAAAATGAACTCAATGGACATATTGAGTTGGAGTAGATAAAAACAACACCACACCCCCAGTAAATACAAGGGGTTGTGGCGGTTTTATATGTATTGAGTACAGAATGAAAAATATTATAATCATTTTTTAGGAATGCTGCTGACTGAATTTGCAGCACGCTTTTCATTTGGTGCTGGTGTGGTATAGTAACGTAGTATAAGGCTTGCGAATAGAAAACAAATAGAAAAGAATCGAAAATACAAAGAGTAGCGTTAAATTATCTTTTGTAGGAATACTGAGTGCTACAAAAAAGTAGCCGAGATAACTTGGAAGATAAGCATCGTTTGCTGACTCAATTTCAAGAATATTGCCATTTATGCAGTTGTTCGATAGAAGATAGCTAAGTTTTATACAAATTATTGAGTTCGTCTAGCCAAAAACATTGGAGACTATTTAAACATTTGAATTTTTCGTACAAGCAAGAAGGGGGAAGAAGTGGAAGATAATGTATGCCGAATCATAAAAATAAGTAAGGAAGCCTTGTTGGAATTTATATATGAAAATTTCATAAATCAGGAAGAAAAGCTCTTTGATTTAGACACGAAAGTCGGTATCAGCAATTATTTTGATATAAATTGGGAGACAGGTGAGTTTCTATTTTTAGCACATAATGGTGAAGATGCAGAGGAAAATACTATCCCATTTCCTAAGGACATAGATATCAAAAAAGTTATGGGCAAATTGCCTGATACGACGGATTCTGTTTTGAATTCAGCTAAGAATTATAAGGAATTAACTTTCGAAGAATTAAGAAGCTTAAGCAATGATTGAATCTGTGAGGAAATGAAAATGGGAATAATAGCCAATTATCAATATTTAAGTGACAAAAATTTAAAAGAGCTTAAAGCTTTTTATGCGAAAGAAGATGAGATTTTTGAAGAAGTTGAAGAGCGGAGTAAAGAGGCGGATATACTT of Lachnospiraceae bacterium oral taxon 500 contains these proteins:
- a CDS encoding DDE transposase codes for the protein MPYVSGFDRDQLMCCSWDVLVDEESIARIIDAFVEHLDIKKLGVKTVAIEGRPSYDPKSLYKLYIYGSRKGIRSSRKLAESCKVNLEVKWMTGGVAPDFRTIADLRKNNIDSLKEIFHEFNRRISGAVEWGFSSVDGTKIQTNNSKDNNFTKNKLDDRIKWLNGYTDEYLRILNEMDRQEEYDEIPGELTREELEAKLEEAKERLARYEGYQKLMEETGASQLSITDADAKLMKNKNGFAVAYNPQTAVDSETHLIRDFQMTNQVTDHGLLESTMEEVKKAEPGKIVKVVADKGYEDTEDMAGCLENGIIPHVITDDGKDGYEIEIPYEKSEADLTSTDPEELKKALHAGQIPEAYASVIQDIKVETVRRKVVDEKPAKSGVYGSPEEMLRKAETGYFVRDPERNLVYCPAGKILRQKCIKKNGNIRYANKNACKHCPNRNKCYKGKGEWKEIDFTKDQLEKPCKDWLKSEGNTPEETKPKEKWHYEKRQVVKFFLKPDREKTNQRMCLSEHPFGTIKRGMGATYFLLKGMQKVAGEFALFCLGYNLERAKNLLGFHKMMELMEQA
- a CDS encoding XRE family transcriptional regulator, coding for MKFSYNKLWKLLIDRNMNKGDLQKLIETGPSTISRMGRNEPVRLEILGRICERLNCNIEDIIEYERGKQDV
- a CDS encoding restriction endonuclease; its protein translation is MYKSIDLFAGIGGIRLGFDQAFGNNIKTVFISEWDEKAVETYKANFNDSIDVVGDIIKVDEKDIPNHDILLAGFPCQAFSLAGHKRGFEDGELSEN
- a CDS encoding very short patch repair endonuclease, which encodes MWNKGFRYRLNYKELPGSPDLYIPKYWVAIFVNGCFWHMHENCRYSSIPKNNHDFWKNKLEGNVERDKQNYIKLENRGFKVIVVWECEIKKVMKDEVISKQYMDTILYEITNSMKCKN